The sequence CGACGGCGCTGCCCGTTGCCGTGGAGCCCAACGCCGGTTTGCCGCGGACTGGCGGCGGCGGGGTGGAGTACGGGCTTGCTCCGGCGGCCTACGCCGCGGCGACCGTGGAGCTGGTCGAGGCCGGGGCGGCCGTCGTCGGCGGCTGCTGCGGAACCACGCCGCAGCACATCGCCGCCCTGCGGGAGCTGCTGGAGGGTCGGCGCATCGCTGGGCGCGAGGTCCGACCAGCGTCGGGGATCTGCTCAGCGAACCGCATCGTCGGCTTCGGCGACGGCGCGCTCATCGGCGAGAAGCTCAATCCGACGGGGCGGCCCAGGCTGCGGCGGGCGTTGCGGGACGGGGAGCTCGACTACCCTCTGAATCTGGCCCGGCGTCAGGTCAACGCCGGCGCGGCGGCGCTGGACTTCAACCTGGGTCAGGAGAGCGTCGTCGAGCCGGAGTTCGCCGAGCGCCTGCTGCTGGCCCTGGCCTATCAGGTCGGCGCTCCCGTGGTTATCGACGTCCAGGATCCGGCGCTTGCCGGGCGCCTGCTGGCGGCCTATCCGGGGCGGGCGCTCTACAACTCCAGCCGGGCGCTGCCCGGGGAGTTGCGCGACAGGGCGGCCCTGGTCCGGCGTCACGGCGGGATGCTCGTCGTGCTGGCCATGGGCGACGAGGTGCCGCCAACGGTCCGGGGTCGCCGGGCCCTGCTGGGTGGCGCGTTGCGGCTGTTGGAGCAGCTCGGTTTCCCGCCGGAGCGCTGCCTGTTCGATCCCGTGGTCACGGCGGCGGCGACCGGGCAGGGCGTCCGGCCGACCCTGGAGACCCTGGCCTGGCTGACGCGCCGGGGGCTCTCCAGCATCCTCGGCGTCTCCAACGTCTCCTTCGGCCTGCCCGAACGGGGCGCCCTGAACGCCGCCCTGGCGTCCCTGGCCCTCGAGGGGGGAGCGAGCGCCCTGATCTGCGATCCGACGGCGGAGGCGCTGCGGGATCAGCGGCGGGCGACACTCCGGCTGCTGGGCCGGGAGCGACCGCGGTCCCTGGAGGATTATGCCGACGAACCGGCGGCCGTCCGGTTGCTGCTCGAGGGCCGGGCCGGGGATTTCAAGAACCTGTTGCAGGGTGGCTCAACGGCCCCCCCCGCCGCCGTCGGCGGGCTGCTGCGGCCGACGATGGAGCGCATCGGCGAGCTCTACGCCGCCGGCCGCATTCACCTGCCCCAGTTGATCCTGGCGGCCCAGAGCGCCCGGCCGGCGCTGGAGCTGGTCGAGGAATGCGTCTGCGGCGGGGACAAGCGCGGCGTCGTCGTCTTGGCCACGGTGCGGGGCGACGTCCACGATATCGGCAAGGCGTTGATCAGCGCCGTGGTCGCCGGAGCCGGCTACCGGGTGATCGATCTGGGACGCGACGTGCCGACGGCGCGGATCGTCCGGGCCTGCGCGGAGCACGCCCCCTTCGCCCTGGGGTTGTCGGCGATGCTGACCACCACGGCGCCGCGGATCACCGAGATCGTAGCGGCCCTGCGCCGGGCGGGCCTAACGACGCCGGTAATCGCCGGCGGGGCGACCCTGGACCGGGACAGCGCCCTGGGACTGGGGGCCGACTACTACGCCGCCGACGCCGCGGCGCTGCTGGGGATTCTACGTGAGCTGGAAGGTGATGGAGCGGATCGACGGGAAGCGTAGATTGACTCCGGGGAGCCTTCATCTCCGACGAAACCGGAGAACGGTGCAGGCTCACTGCGGGCGGACTTGTCCACTTCGCCCGTAAAGAAAGCCGGGCGGGCTCTTGCCCCGCCCGGCAGACCGGGATCGTACCCGTCCAAGCCGCCGATTCGCCCCCGGCCATCAGTCACGCTCAAGGCGAGGGGGCGGCCACCCAGCCCTCCGCCCGACCGGCACCGCCGCCGCCGACAACCGGTGCTTGCTCACTCCCCATCCTCTTCCACCTCGCGCCAGTGCTTGGCCAGGCCGCCCGTCGAGGTCTCGCGGTAGAGCGGGTTGAGGTCGCGGCCCGTTTCGACCATGGTGGCGACGACCTCGTCGAGGCTGATGCGGTGGCGGCCGTCGGAGAGGGCGGCGTAGGCGGCGCACTCCACCGCCCGGCCGGCGCCGACGGCGTTGCGCTCGATGCAGGGGATCTGGACGTAGCCCTTGACCGGATCGCAGGTCAGGCCGAGATGGTGCTCGATGCCCATCTCGGCGGCGTATTCGGCCTGGTTGGGGCTGCCGCCCATCAGCTGCACCGCCGCGGCGGCGGCCATGGCGCAGGCCGTGCCGATCTCACCCTGGCAGCCGACCTCGGCGCCGGAGATCGAGCCGCGCTCCTTGACCACGCAGCCGAGGAGACCGGCGGCGGCCAGGGCGCGCCGGACCTTGGCCCGCGACAGCTTGTACTGCCCCAGCAGATAGTAGAGAACCGCCGGCACCACGCCGCAGGAGCCGCAGGTCGGCGCGGTGACGATCCGCCCGCCGGCGGCGTTCTCCTCGCTGACCGCCAGGGCGTAGGCGAAGATCCTGCCCCGGTGCTTGAGCACGCCCGAAGAATGCTGGGCCTTCGTCAGGTAACTGGAGGCCTTGCGCGGAACGCGCAGCTCGCCGGGCAGGACGCCCTCGGCCTCGACGCCGCGCTCGATCGACTCCACCATCACCCGCCAGGTCTCATCGAGAAAGTCCTCGATCTGCGCCCCCTCGTGGATGTAAACGTACTCCCAGAGGTGGCGGTTCTCCCGCCGACACCAGCGCAGGATGCCGTCCATCGAGTCGTGGGGGTAGACCCGGGCGGCGGGGACGTCCCAGTCCTTGTCGGTCTTGAGCTGGCCGCCGCCGACGCTGTAGTACAGTTCCTCGGCGATAACAGCGCCCCCGGCGTCCCGGGCCTCGAAGCGCAACGCGTTGGGGTGGCGGGGCAGAAAGGTCTCCGGCTCCCAGTGCAACTCCAGCCGTCGCCCGGCGAAGAAATCCCCCAGGACCTCACGGGTCAGATGGCCCTTGCCCGTGGCGGCCAGGGAGCCGTAAAGGGTGACGCGAAAGGCGCAATCCCGCGACACCCGCGCACTGAACTCCTCGGCGGCGCGCCGGGGGCCCATGGTGTGGCTGGACGAGGGTCCGTAACCGCTGCGGTAGAGCTGTCTGAGTCCTTCCATGGCTTGCTCCGCTGACTGGGGCTCGCGGTCGGGTGGCGATTTCGGCGGTAGTCTACCACAGCTCCGCCCCGACGGCGGGACCACCGCGACTGTCGGCTTGCTTTTCAAGCCGTTAGCGGACTTGACAGGACTGAACCGACGAGGCCCCCCGGTCGGGGAGCCTCGCAGGCGAATACGGTTACTTGTCATTCGAGGGCGCCGGCGCATTCCGGACAGAAACGCTTACCTCTTCGTGTTTGCTGGCTTTTTTATTTCTTCTATAATCTTTGTTCTTATAATGAGAAACTTTTGTGTTCCTAGGGACCCTTGCCAACAAAACCTTATTACAGTTGACAATGATGAATAAGCCATTGTTTTTATAATATCTATAACTATTATATTTGTATTAATGAACAATGAGTACATGAACTTCATTGCAATTATTGACCACAAAGACATAACCGTAAGAACTACTAGTATAACAGTTTGGTATATATAAATATATGATTTAATGCCACCCTCTTTCTTTTCTGAAAGTTTTCTTATTTCATTGGTCTGTAATATTGATGTTGCATTCGCGAGCCATGCAAAAGTCATTCCTATTAATAGCCCGAATAGTGGAAATAGTATTGTTCTTGCTACATTAACAATACTGGTTTCAATAAATACTGTTAATAGAAAACCTATTAACAGATCATAAATTATCCTATAGTCAAATATCCTATATAAACCTCCGTCATTTTTTTTGAAAAACCAACTCCAGAATGATATGGACTCTTTAATATTATTTGTATTAGCCATTATTAAGTCTTATTTCATCGAACTTTTGTAATATTTTTGAATGTATAAATTGTTTTGTTTCATCATTATCTTCAACGTTTTCAGTGATACTTACACTTGCTATACTTTCTTGAGCTCTTATATATTTTGCACCTTTAGTACGAATTGTTGATTTAAATCCTTTAGTTGATGCATTTCTAATAATTTTTTCAGTTTTACTTTTATTTAGGCTTCCACCTGTTGCATGAAGTGCTATTTTATCAGCTTCTATTTCTTCGACTAGTTCCTGTAATGGTTCAATAAAATCCGAATCGTCGTCGAATACGTTATTTTTCCTTTTAATAGTTACCCACAATTCATCGATAGACTCTCCTTTATCAAATACATCTAATATTTTAGATGGGTCTTTTACAGACATAATTGATATTTTATATCCTTCCATACATGCATTATTGAATACCTGTTCAAGTTTGTTAGCTATAACGTGCGTATTATGCGATATTCCAGTATTTGCAACAGCTAATATCTCATTTTTATTATCCATTATTACGTGTGTATATATTGCA is a genomic window of Candidatus Coatesbacteria bacterium containing:
- a CDS encoding L-serine ammonia-lyase is translated as MEGLRQLYRSGYGPSSSHTMGPRRAAEEFSARVSRDCAFRVTLYGSLAATGKGHLTREVLGDFFAGRRLELHWEPETFLPRHPNALRFEARDAGGAVIAEELYYSVGGGQLKTDKDWDVPAARVYPHDSMDGILRWCRRENRHLWEYVYIHEGAQIEDFLDETWRVMVESIERGVEAEGVLPGELRVPRKASSYLTKAQHSSGVLKHRGRIFAYALAVSEENAAGGRIVTAPTCGSCGVVPAVLYYLLGQYKLSRAKVRRALAAAGLLGCVVKERGSISGAEVGCQGEIGTACAMAAAAAVQLMGGSPNQAEYAAEMGIEHHLGLTCDPVKGYVQIPCIERNAVGAGRAVECAAYAALSDGRHRISLDEVVATMVETGRDLNPLYRETSTGGLAKHWREVEEDGE